A part of Candidatus Bathyarchaeia archaeon genomic DNA contains:
- a CDS encoding geranylgeranylglyceryl/heptaprenylglyceryl phosphate synthase has protein sequence MGPVESSLLSAIKEQGCIHLSLIDPEKFTGRLSKSLEDLQAWGTAAIMVGGSTVRSVDQLDETVKKIKELTDLPVILFPNGPSGVSRFADAIFFMSLLNSATPRYLIRAQTKGAPSVKRFKLEPIPLGYLVVGDSTTAVSAVGRADRIPYSRPELAAAYALAAQYLGMRFVYLEAGSGAEHPVEANMVRKVSSDLNIPVIVGGGIRTPDQARALARAGASAIVTGTLLEQQGPGPVKNIVSAMRRA, from the coding sequence CTGGGGCCAGTAGAGTCCTCTCTACTCTCTGCGATCAAAGAACAGGGCTGCATTCACCTATCGCTCATCGATCCGGAAAAGTTCACGGGACGTCTTTCAAAGTCATTGGAAGATCTTCAGGCCTGGGGAACCGCAGCGATAATGGTCGGAGGATCCACCGTCAGATCCGTTGATCAACTCGACGAGACTGTGAAAAAGATCAAGGAGCTAACGGATCTACCGGTCATTCTTTTTCCGAACGGTCCTTCTGGGGTGAGTCGCTTTGCTGATGCGATATTCTTCATGTCTTTGCTCAATTCTGCTACGCCTCGATACCTTATTCGAGCTCAAACGAAAGGTGCTCCCTCGGTCAAGCGGTTCAAGCTTGAACCGATTCCTTTGGGATACTTGGTGGTGGGAGATTCAACGACCGCCGTGAGCGCCGTTGGAAGAGCTGACAGAATCCCGTATTCTAGGCCGGAATTGGCAGCTGCCTATGCTCTGGCTGCCCAGTACCTCGGGATGCGTTTTGTCTATCTCGAAGCAGGGAGCGGAGCAGAACACCCGGTGGAGGCGAATATGGTCCGTAAGGTCTCCTCCGACCTGAATATCCCGGTAATAGTTGGAGGAGGTATCCGAACCCCAGACCAAGCTCGTGCGTTAGCAAGGGCGGGAGCCTCAGCAATAGTCACGGGAACCCTCCTGGAGCAACAGGGACCTGGCCCGGTCAAGAATATTGTGTCCGCCATGAGACGCGCCTAG
- a CDS encoding DUF2070 family protein, translating to MTQKTTTSVGGTVGAFNFIRRVGFPSTLQVISVLLTIAILASVLALPLGGTSLQATLLFPLSGVVSPSLLGEALNSGAILRGDKVLNFRRLMGMEVLSWFLLVVALPFFAIFGMFVSNPTLWAYGFFIVLAFSLPIRFLTVASISSLQSWRKILASALPPILAVGSISFFGSSIGLSNAPGLVIRGVTAFAVGMILSAGGVSRIIRNVERSGTPEVRDSPMTLFRAFLQHWLNSDPEPLEMRLGALGTQGTIEGSILGFSGPKGNVGCVVVSNFHPGPYRDMGSGGLPSRLKASIEGSKGGIAQVPHGVSNHQLNIVSQADVQRVAEKAIEAYPGATPFLDSTAMVRFNVDEAKASGQVFGDVAFLTLTLAPVDMEDLPSEVAVEIEREAQARGLTAIIADAHNSLTNQTSITPEQARKLIEASVKVLDQLALARRSPFKTGSASDPLAEFGLEDGIGPGGLSSIVVRNGNQIVAYLTIDGNNMQTGVRERILEDLETVGVSDGEVMTTDTHLVTGLVRSSLGYYPVGAHVDIGLFTQKVRETVQRAIEAMDESTAGFSNFSIEVRVLGSETFQTITGFIGRIARQIGRQFFRLEALTFVAALIILFFP from the coding sequence GTGACCCAAAAGACTACCACTAGCGTAGGTGGTACGGTTGGAGCATTCAATTTCATTCGAAGGGTAGGTTTTCCATCAACGCTGCAGGTCATTTCCGTCTTGCTAACCATTGCAATTCTCGCATCGGTTCTTGCCCTTCCCTTGGGGGGAACAAGTCTCCAAGCGACATTGCTCTTTCCATTGAGTGGGGTCGTGAGCCCGAGTCTTCTCGGGGAGGCGTTGAACTCAGGAGCGATTCTTCGCGGAGACAAGGTTCTGAACTTTCGGAGGCTCATGGGAATGGAAGTTCTATCCTGGTTCCTGCTCGTAGTGGCTCTGCCGTTCTTTGCGATTTTCGGAATGTTCGTTTCTAACCCGACGCTCTGGGCTTACGGATTCTTCATAGTGTTAGCATTCTCTTTACCCATACGGTTTCTTACAGTAGCCTCGATCTCGTCGTTGCAGTCTTGGAGGAAAATCTTGGCCTCCGCTCTTCCACCGATCCTCGCGGTCGGTTCCATTTCCTTCTTTGGATCGAGCATTGGTCTTTCAAATGCTCCTGGCCTGGTCATTCGTGGAGTTACTGCCTTTGCGGTGGGTATGATTCTTTCAGCCGGCGGAGTGTCAAGGATCATACGAAATGTTGAGCGCTCCGGCACACCGGAAGTTCGGGATTCTCCAATGACGCTCTTCCGAGCATTCCTCCAACACTGGTTAAACTCGGACCCTGAGCCTCTGGAAATGCGACTTGGAGCGTTAGGGACACAAGGAACGATCGAGGGATCGATTCTCGGCTTCTCAGGCCCGAAAGGGAATGTTGGTTGTGTTGTGGTGTCTAATTTTCATCCGGGACCTTATCGTGACATGGGTAGTGGAGGACTCCCCTCTCGGCTAAAGGCGTCTATTGAAGGATCCAAGGGGGGAATCGCCCAGGTGCCACATGGGGTCTCAAATCATCAGTTGAACATCGTATCCCAAGCAGATGTGCAGCGGGTCGCAGAGAAAGCGATCGAGGCGTATCCTGGTGCAACTCCATTCCTCGACTCCACCGCTATGGTCAGATTCAATGTAGACGAAGCTAAGGCATCCGGTCAAGTCTTTGGAGATGTCGCCTTTCTAACGTTGACACTCGCGCCTGTCGACATGGAGGACCTGCCGTCCGAGGTCGCGGTCGAGATTGAGCGGGAAGCCCAGGCGCGTGGTTTGACGGCTATTATCGCGGACGCGCACAACAGTCTTACAAATCAAACCTCAATAACCCCAGAACAGGCGAGAAAGCTCATTGAGGCGTCAGTCAAAGTGCTGGACCAGCTAGCTCTCGCCCGAAGATCACCTTTCAAAACGGGGTCCGCATCAGACCCTCTAGCAGAGTTTGGTCTTGAAGATGGGATTGGTCCCGGCGGGCTCTCCTCCATCGTCGTGCGGAATGGGAACCAGATTGTCGCTTATCTAACCATCGACGGGAATAACATGCAAACTGGGGTTAGGGAAAGGATCCTGGAAGATCTCGAAACGGTTGGAGTATCCGACGGTGAGGTAATGACTACTGACACGCATCTCGTGACTGGGCTCGTAAGATCTTCTCTCGGATACTACCCTGTCGGTGCTCATGTAGACATTGGGCTGTTTACTCAAAAGGTGAGAGAAACGGTTCAGCGTGCGATCGAGGCGATGGACGAGTCGACAGCAGGCTTCTCCAACTTCTCTATCGAAGTGAGAGTGCTCGGGTCGGAAACGTTCCAGACCATCACAGGCTTCATCGGCCGTATTGCAAGACAAATTGGGCGTCAGTTCTTCAGGCTTGAAGCATTGACCTTTGTTGCAGCTCTGATTATTCTATTCTTCCCGTGA